One Denticeps clupeoides chromosome 3, fDenClu1.1, whole genome shotgun sequence DNA window includes the following coding sequences:
- the LOC114785785 gene encoding zinc finger protein 239-like — MDAEQNTTQDSSKRMTLRQEDGLRSSKRRHTMKSKQKLHQCNSCDKTFAVPYLLKNHMRVHTGEKPFQCGQCGTSFSLKSYLKEHQRTHTGEKPYQCGQCGTSFLQKSHLVGHQRTHTGEKPFACVECGTSFSRASHLKTHQVAHAGEKPHLCGKCGVSFSLPGNLRRHQRTHTGERPYHCAQCGMMFSQPSTLKSHQMTHTGEKPHQCMECGLSFLQTSTLKKHQKIHTGEKPFQCEQCRMNFSQAAHLKRHQRTHTGEKPHQCVDCGMRFSEASNLAAHQKLHTGEKPYACAECGKSFAQAKQLRLHQKRHSGEKPYICCLCSRCFISESEHNRHQKVHHSCDAGHFSLEKSSCRAPAISDASRDLLDPLLTPSI, encoded by the exons ATGGATGCCGAGCAGAATACCACGCAAGACTCTTCTAAAAGAATGACATTAAGACAAG AAGATGGACTCAGATCTTCTAAAAGAAGACATACAATGAAGTCCAAGCAGAAGCTGCACCAGTGCAACAGCTGTGACAAGACCTTCGCTGTACCGTACCTGCTTAAAAATCACATGCGAGTccataccggagagaagcccttccagtgtgGACAGTGTGGGACGAGCTTCTCACTAAAGTCGTACCTTAAAGAACACCAGAGGACccataccggagagaagccctaccagtgtggacaGTGTGGGACGAGCTTTTTGCAGAAATCACATCTCGTGGGACACCAGAGGACCCACACTGGCGAGAAGCCCTTCGCGTGTGTTGAGTGCGGGACGAGTTTCTCGCGAGCGTCACACCTGAAAacccaccaggtggcgcatgcAGGAGAGAAGCCCCACCTGTGTGGCAAGTGCGGAGTGAGCTTCTCACTACCGGGAAACCTCAGAAGACACCAGCGGACCCACACCGGAGAGCGGCCCTACCACTGTGCACAGTGCGGCATGATGTTCTCACAACCGTCCACACTTAAATCCCACCAGATGACCCACACGGGAGAGAAGCCCCACCAGTGTATGGAGTGCGGCCTGAGCTTTCTACAAACATCGACtcttaaaaagcaccagaagatccacactggagagaagcccttccagtgtgAACAGTGCAGGATGAACTTCTCACAAGCAGCACACCTGAAAAGACACCAGAGGACccacaccggagagaagccccaccAGTGTGTGGACTGCGGCATGCGCTTCTCAGAAGCGTCGAACCTCGCGGCTCACCAGAAgctccatactggagagaagccgtatGCGTGTGcagaatgtgggaagagttttgcacaagcGAAACAACTGAGGTTACACCAGAAGAGGCACAGCGGAGAGAAGCCGTACATCTGCTGTCTTTGCTCGAGATGTTTCATTTCCGAAAGTGAACACAATAGACATCAGAAGGTCCATCACTCATGTGACGCGGGCCACTTTTCTCTGGAAAAGAGCAGCTGCAG GGCTCCTGCAATATCAGATGCGTCACGTGACCTGCTCGaccctctgctgaccccatcCATCTGA